A window of the Sphaerobacter thermophilus DSM 20745 genome harbors these coding sequences:
- the mfd gene encoding transcription-repair coupling factor — protein sequence MAFENIIPLLHQEPDHRALLDAIRRLKPGRVLEIEGPPTSARLAILAALIAEVSHPVLIVTDRLDSAEEVTAGLAEYLPDDRDPTLWPVSETLPYELLPVDRSVSALRVELLARLARREPVPIVAPARALTQLLSPPADVSAQSWHLAVGERLRSDAFVASLLDAGYEMVPVVQAPGQVGRRGGIIDVFPPVGDHALRIELFGDEIDSLRLIDPNTQRSVRRVEHYDILPPLEVSLAQRDAALSALRQMDTTTLRPEVAEEWERSLQRLERGQVTVGLELLAPLLLPEPASLLDYLTMGEHLLVVVEPASVQLSITQLEAQAEELRDALEDAGELPSGMPRPYLDWQAVADRLSGARQIAFGPVPTHWSPPVAIIPDARPVYGRELPAYAGRLDALVADVRERLADGWAVILASEQSGRLTEVLEEHDIFPRTRKRPAGNGRIAPPPEPPTPGTVEVVYSRLNGGWEHGGIKVLLLTDREMFGYRRVAAPAPRRRAARRPPLLPSLTPGQYVVHVEHGIARYGGLVTLEVSGVEREYLLLEYAANDRLYLPVDQIDRITPYEGAGIEPKLTRLGSPEWARVKQRVRRAVREMAFELLQLYAAREATEGVAFGPDTDWDRELEESFPYVETPGQLQAIREVKADMEKPRPMDRLVCGDVGYGKTEVALRAAFKAVNNGYQVAILVPTTILALQHYHTFRSRLAPFPVRIEMLSRLRSRKEQTQILQQLERGEIDVIIGTHRLLQRDVRFKKLGLVIIDEEQRFGVAHKEHFKRLRTNVDVLTMTATPIPRTLYMALSGIRDLSVITTPPQERTPIRTFVTASNDSLIREAILREISRGGQVYFVHNRVQSIYHVLERLEKLVPEARFGVGHGQMDEDELEQLMLAFMQHEFDVLVCTTIIESGVDIPNVNTIIIDRAHQLGLTQLYQLRGRVGRSHHRAYAYVLYDANVPLSAEAVARLEAIQEATELGAGFQIALRDLEIRGAGNVLGPEQSGHVAAVGLDLYTRMLATAVEEIKQGRPIEEPEAVTVDLPIEATIPESYVGDEGVRIDLYRRLAAVRTYAELRDLQEEMIDRFGPMPDPLLRLVDLARLRIRANGLGITSMVEREGEVYIRPVLGSRLNQAQLRRELGDGVYVTPNQVRLVLSRLRVNVREAVQGVLDAVEEADATVLAAAG from the coding sequence GTGGCATTCGAGAACATCATCCCGTTGCTTCACCAGGAGCCAGACCACCGCGCGCTCCTCGACGCCATCCGGCGGCTGAAGCCAGGCCGCGTTCTGGAGATCGAAGGTCCGCCCACCTCCGCGCGCCTCGCAATCCTCGCAGCGCTGATCGCCGAGGTGTCCCACCCGGTCCTGATCGTGACCGACCGGTTGGACAGCGCAGAGGAAGTCACCGCCGGGCTTGCGGAGTACCTGCCCGACGACCGCGATCCGACTCTGTGGCCGGTCTCCGAGACCCTGCCCTACGAATTGCTACCGGTCGATCGGTCCGTGAGCGCGCTGCGCGTCGAACTCTTGGCCAGGTTGGCGCGGCGGGAGCCGGTCCCGATCGTCGCACCCGCACGGGCCCTGACACAGCTCCTCAGCCCGCCGGCGGACGTGTCTGCTCAATCATGGCACCTCGCGGTGGGCGAGCGCCTGCGCTCCGATGCCTTCGTGGCCAGCCTGCTCGACGCCGGGTACGAAATGGTCCCGGTGGTCCAGGCCCCAGGCCAGGTCGGTCGCAGGGGCGGCATCATCGACGTCTTCCCACCCGTCGGCGACCACGCGCTCCGCATCGAGTTGTTCGGCGACGAGATCGATTCGCTACGCCTGATCGACCCGAACACCCAGCGCTCGGTCCGGCGCGTCGAGCACTACGACATCCTCCCGCCGCTGGAGGTCAGCCTGGCCCAGCGAGATGCGGCCCTCAGCGCGCTGCGGCAGATGGACACGACAACCCTGCGGCCCGAGGTGGCAGAGGAGTGGGAGCGATCGCTCCAGCGCTTGGAGCGCGGCCAGGTGACGGTCGGCCTCGAGTTGCTTGCCCCCTTGCTGTTGCCTGAGCCGGCCTCGTTGCTGGACTACCTCACCATGGGCGAGCACCTGTTGGTAGTGGTTGAGCCGGCGTCGGTCCAGCTCTCGATCACGCAGCTCGAAGCGCAGGCGGAGGAGCTACGGGACGCACTCGAGGACGCCGGGGAGCTGCCGTCCGGCATGCCCCGCCCGTACCTCGACTGGCAGGCCGTGGCCGACCGACTGAGCGGAGCCCGCCAGATCGCCTTCGGGCCGGTTCCGACGCACTGGTCCCCGCCGGTGGCGATCATCCCCGACGCGCGCCCGGTCTACGGGCGGGAATTGCCAGCCTACGCGGGACGCCTCGACGCGCTCGTCGCCGACGTGCGCGAGCGATTGGCGGACGGCTGGGCGGTCATCCTGGCCAGCGAGCAGAGTGGGCGGCTCACCGAGGTCCTGGAGGAACACGACATCTTCCCGCGCACGCGCAAGCGCCCCGCCGGGAACGGGCGGATCGCGCCGCCGCCGGAGCCGCCGACGCCGGGCACGGTCGAGGTGGTGTACAGCCGGCTCAACGGCGGCTGGGAACACGGCGGGATCAAGGTCCTCCTGCTGACCGATCGCGAGATGTTCGGCTACCGGCGGGTGGCAGCGCCCGCACCGCGCCGCCGTGCCGCCCGCCGCCCACCGCTCCTCCCGAGCCTCACGCCCGGGCAGTACGTGGTCCACGTTGAGCACGGCATCGCGCGCTACGGTGGCCTCGTCACCCTCGAAGTGAGCGGCGTCGAGCGGGAGTACCTGCTCCTCGAGTACGCGGCCAACGACCGGCTCTACCTGCCGGTGGACCAGATCGACCGGATCACCCCATACGAAGGCGCGGGGATCGAGCCGAAGCTCACGCGCCTCGGTTCGCCGGAGTGGGCACGTGTCAAGCAGCGCGTGCGCAGAGCCGTGCGCGAGATGGCGTTCGAGCTACTCCAGCTCTACGCCGCGCGTGAAGCCACCGAAGGCGTGGCCTTCGGCCCCGACACGGATTGGGACCGCGAGCTGGAGGAGTCCTTCCCGTACGTTGAGACGCCCGGCCAGTTGCAGGCGATCCGTGAGGTCAAGGCCGACATGGAGAAGCCACGGCCGATGGATCGCCTGGTCTGCGGCGATGTTGGCTACGGCAAGACCGAGGTGGCACTACGCGCTGCCTTCAAGGCGGTCAACAACGGCTATCAGGTCGCGATCCTGGTGCCCACCACGATCCTGGCGCTGCAGCACTACCACACATTCCGCTCCCGCCTGGCTCCTTTTCCGGTGCGGATTGAGATGCTCTCCCGGCTGCGGAGCCGGAAGGAGCAGACCCAGATCCTGCAGCAGCTCGAGCGTGGTGAGATCGACGTGATCATCGGAACCCACCGGCTGCTCCAGCGCGACGTGCGCTTCAAGAAACTGGGTCTGGTGATCATCGACGAGGAGCAGCGCTTCGGCGTGGCCCACAAGGAGCACTTCAAGCGCCTCCGCACCAACGTCGACGTGCTGACGATGACGGCGACGCCGATCCCGCGCACGCTCTACATGGCCCTGTCGGGGATCCGCGACCTGTCAGTTATCACCACGCCGCCGCAGGAGCGGACGCCGATCCGCACCTTCGTCACCGCGAGCAATGACTCACTGATCCGCGAGGCGATCCTGCGCGAGATCTCCCGAGGCGGGCAGGTCTACTTCGTACACAACCGTGTGCAGAGCATCTACCACGTGCTGGAGCGGCTGGAGAAGCTGGTGCCGGAGGCCCGCTTCGGCGTCGGCCATGGCCAGATGGATGAGGACGAACTCGAGCAGCTGATGCTCGCGTTCATGCAGCACGAGTTCGACGTCTTGGTCTGCACCACAATCATTGAGTCGGGCGTCGACATCCCGAACGTCAACACGATCATCATCGACCGCGCTCACCAGCTCGGACTGACCCAGCTCTACCAGCTCCGCGGGCGTGTCGGACGCAGCCACCACCGCGCCTACGCCTACGTGCTCTACGATGCCAACGTACCCCTCAGCGCCGAGGCAGTGGCCCGGCTCGAGGCGATCCAGGAGGCGACGGAGCTGGGCGCCGGCTTCCAGATCGCGTTGCGCGACCTGGAGATTCGCGGGGCGGGCAACGTGCTCGGCCCCGAGCAGAGCGGCCATGTGGCAGCCGTCGGCCTCGATCTCTACACCCGAATGCTGGCGACGGCGGTCGAGGAGATCAAGCAGGGTCGGCCGATCGAGGAGCCGGAGGCCGTCACGGTCGACCTCCCGATCGAGGCAACCATCCCTGAGAGCTACGTCGGCGACGAGGGCGTGCGCATCGACCTTTACCGGCGGCTGGCGGCCGTCCGGACCTACGCCGAACTGCGCGATCTGCAGGAGGAGATGATCGACCGCTTCGGCCCGATGCCCGACCCGCTACTCCGGCTCGTGGACCTCGCACGGCTGCGCATCCGCGCCAATGGGCTCGGCATCACCTCGATGGTGGAACGCGAGGGCGAGGTCTACATCCGGCCGGTGCTCGGGTCCCGGCTCAACCAGGCACAGCTTCGGCGCGAGCTCGGCGACGGGGTCTACGTCACCCCGAACCAGGTCCGCCTGGTCCTCTCCCGCTTACGCGTGAATGTCCGAGAGGCCGTGCAAGGGGTCCTGGACGCCGTCGAGGAGGCCGATGCGACCGTCCTCGCCGCGGCCGGATAG
- a CDS encoding endonuclease MutS2 produces MSYEASRQLEFDRVLELLAQRCQYSVAAERAREIGPTGDASRVAYLLAVTREAVTLLTTYPSFTVGGVRDIRPLVERARRGSLLSAGDLRDALDTIQAARELRRTFFKIPDANELYPNLSEFVEAIADLAGLEADLGRTVGPRGEILDTASERLAEIRREVRIAHRRLLDRLNRMLTDAAYAGAIQDAIVTMREGRYVIPVRADRRAQIPGVVHATSASGQTLFVEPMAVVELNNRWRELQMAEEHEIEAILRARSDQIAAAADDLDQTVEAVAAIDLALAKARLAFSMRAVEPILVEASGPGAPGGHPRHRIDLRQARHPLLDPDTVVPIDVRIGETYRILVVTGPNTGGKTVALKTVGLLTLMAQTGLFIPAADGSALSVFSAVYADIGDEQSIEQSLSTFSAHVTKIIAMLRSADADSLVLLDEIGAGTDPQEGSALARAIISALLERGVIAMVTTHYSELKAFAYVTEGTENASVEFDLRNLSPTYRLLLGVAGQSNALAIAERLGMPREVIEAARSYLSPGTERADELLTEIRRRRAEAEKALAAARDQQRAAERARRQAEEALREAEQARAAAREDALAELAEELREARDLLRRLRARAEAPATPITPAERPASQDVEELGEELRRAQERVRQAARRRRPRTAPAEPLRVGDMVEIPSLGMEGEIVGFADGGEEADVQVGAFKVRQPVSALRRVRSAPAPRQATRVTVPAAPSVDQEINLLGRRVAEAQEELETYLDAAARASLPWVRIVHGKGTGALRAAVHEMLQRHPLVERFETAEPNAGGDGVTVAFLKG; encoded by the coding sequence GTGAGCTATGAAGCATCCAGGCAGCTCGAGTTCGATCGCGTACTCGAACTCCTCGCCCAACGCTGCCAGTACTCCGTCGCCGCTGAGCGGGCGCGTGAGATCGGCCCGACCGGCGACGCGTCGCGCGTGGCCTACCTGCTGGCCGTCACGCGGGAAGCGGTGACACTCCTGACCACCTACCCGTCCTTTACCGTGGGCGGGGTTCGCGACATCCGACCACTCGTGGAGCGGGCACGCCGCGGGTCGCTCTTGTCGGCGGGTGACCTGCGCGACGCGCTCGACACCATCCAGGCGGCGCGTGAACTGCGGCGCACGTTCTTCAAGATCCCAGACGCGAACGAGCTGTACCCGAACCTCTCGGAATTCGTGGAGGCCATCGCAGACCTCGCGGGGCTGGAGGCCGACCTGGGAAGGACCGTCGGGCCGCGCGGCGAGATCCTCGACACCGCGTCCGAGCGTCTGGCGGAGATCCGGCGCGAGGTGCGAATCGCGCACCGTCGCCTGCTCGATCGCCTGAACCGGATGCTGACCGACGCCGCCTACGCCGGCGCGATCCAGGACGCCATCGTGACGATGCGCGAGGGGCGATACGTTATCCCGGTGCGCGCGGACCGGCGAGCGCAGATACCGGGGGTGGTCCACGCCACTTCGGCCAGCGGGCAGACGCTGTTCGTCGAGCCGATGGCCGTGGTCGAGTTGAACAACCGCTGGCGTGAGCTGCAGATGGCCGAGGAGCACGAGATCGAGGCCATCCTCCGGGCACGGTCGGACCAGATCGCGGCGGCTGCCGACGACCTGGATCAAACGGTTGAGGCCGTGGCTGCGATAGACCTGGCGCTGGCGAAGGCGCGGCTGGCGTTCTCCATGCGCGCCGTCGAGCCGATTCTGGTAGAGGCGAGCGGGCCGGGCGCACCCGGTGGACACCCGCGGCACCGGATCGACCTCCGGCAGGCGCGCCACCCGCTGCTTGACCCGGATACGGTGGTCCCGATCGACGTGCGGATCGGAGAGACGTACCGCATCCTGGTCGTGACCGGGCCGAACACCGGCGGGAAGACGGTCGCGCTCAAGACGGTCGGGCTGCTGACCCTGATGGCGCAGACCGGCCTGTTTATCCCCGCGGCGGATGGCTCGGCGCTGAGCGTCTTTTCTGCCGTCTATGCCGACATCGGGGATGAGCAGAGTATCGAGCAGAGCCTGTCGACCTTCTCCGCGCACGTCACCAAGATCATCGCCATGCTCCGGTCGGCGGATGCCGACAGCCTGGTGCTGCTCGACGAGATTGGAGCCGGGACCGACCCGCAGGAGGGCTCGGCGCTGGCCCGCGCCATCATCTCCGCGTTGCTCGAGCGCGGCGTGATCGCAATGGTCACCACCCACTACTCGGAACTGAAGGCGTTCGCGTACGTGACCGAGGGGACGGAGAACGCCAGTGTCGAGTTCGACCTGCGAAACCTCTCGCCGACCTACCGGCTGCTCCTGGGGGTTGCCGGGCAGTCGAACGCGCTGGCGATCGCCGAGCGGCTGGGGATGCCGCGCGAGGTAATCGAGGCGGCGCGGTCGTACCTTTCCCCCGGCACCGAGCGGGCGGACGAACTCTTGACCGAGATCCGGCGCCGTCGCGCCGAGGCGGAGAAAGCGCTGGCGGCCGCGCGCGACCAACAGCGGGCGGCGGAGCGAGCCCGGCGGCAGGCTGAGGAGGCGCTGCGGGAAGCCGAGCAGGCCCGTGCTGCCGCGCGGGAGGACGCGCTGGCGGAGCTGGCGGAAGAGCTGCGAGAGGCGCGCGACCTGCTGCGGCGGCTGCGTGCTCGTGCCGAGGCGCCGGCTACCCCGATCACCCCGGCCGAGAGGCCCGCGTCGCAGGACGTGGAAGAGCTGGGCGAGGAGCTGCGCCGCGCGCAGGAGCGCGTGCGACAGGCCGCCCGGCGTCGTCGGCCACGCACGGCACCCGCCGAGCCGCTACGGGTCGGCGACATGGTTGAGATCCCCTCGCTCGGAATGGAGGGGGAGATCGTCGGGTTTGCTGACGGCGGCGAGGAGGCCGACGTGCAGGTCGGCGCCTTCAAGGTCCGTCAGCCGGTGTCGGCGCTGCGGCGTGTTCGGTCCGCCCCGGCCCCGCGTCAGGCGACGCGGGTCACCGTGCCGGCCGCCCCGTCGGTGGACCAGGAGATCAACCTCCTCGGGCGTCGTGTCGCCGAGGCTCAAGAGGAACTGGAAACCTACCTCGACGCGGCGGCGCGGGCCTCACTACCGTGGGTCCGGATCGTCCACGGCAAGGGAACGGGTGCCCTCCGCGCCGCGGTGCACGAGATGCTGCAGCGTCATCCGCTGGTGGAGCGCTTCGAGACAGCCGAGCCGAATGCCGGTGGTGACGGCGTCACCGTGGCGTTCCTCAAGGGATGA
- a CDS encoding CvpA family protein, with protein MNVVDIVMTFVFLGVFSLGFFAGPARAVIGLISLYGGLVAAAVFYQPLGRTLTDLFWPMSPWIGAVTAFILLLVVVGGALLYVLLWSFRVSRLRSRLASNDRGGRLGMLVVVLVSVVISATVVTTAVRLADWSVQNLPEGDRRAAITRHLNGSVIAGNTRRLTPHLYTAVVSWTPVADAPILRPD; from the coding sequence ATGAACGTCGTCGATATCGTCATGACCTTCGTCTTCCTGGGTGTGTTTTCGCTAGGATTTTTCGCGGGGCCCGCACGGGCAGTGATCGGCTTGATCTCGCTGTACGGCGGGCTCGTGGCCGCGGCGGTGTTCTATCAGCCGCTCGGGCGTACCCTGACGGATCTCTTCTGGCCGATGTCGCCGTGGATCGGCGCCGTGACGGCCTTCATCCTGCTGCTGGTAGTCGTCGGGGGTGCGCTGCTCTACGTGCTGCTCTGGTCGTTCCGGGTGAGCCGCCTGCGCAGCCGCCTCGCCAGCAACGACCGTGGGGGGCGGCTCGGGATGCTCGTGGTGGTGCTGGTGTCGGTGGTGATCAGTGCCACGGTCGTGACCACCGCCGTCCGGCTCGCGGACTGGAGCGTGCAGAACCTGCCCGAGGGAGACCGGCGCGCCGCGATAACCCGACACTTGAACGGGTCGGTGATCGCTGGGAATACGCGGCGCCTGACGCCGCACCTGTACACGGCTGTGGTGTCGTGGACGCCCGTCGCCGACGCGCCGATTCTGCGTCCTGACTGA
- the lexA gene encoding transcriptional repressor LexA: protein MGKPLSRRQQMMLEYIERFLEENTYPPTIREIQRDLNISSTSVVDYNLNILEQRNLIRRNRNISRGIELVNRPVPVRNIVQVPVIGQIAAGEPIPVLDDIVIDETTETINISSDLIGSRTDGLFALRVKGMSMIDALINDGDIVILRHQQTCENGETVAVWLRAEKETTLKRFYHEGSRIRLQPANATMSPIYTTPDNVEIQGKLVTVVRPYS, encoded by the coding sequence ATGGGTAAGCCGCTCTCTCGACGACAGCAGATGATGCTCGAGTATATCGAGCGGTTCCTGGAGGAGAACACCTATCCTCCAACCATTCGCGAGATTCAGCGGGATCTTAATATTTCGTCCACCAGTGTTGTGGACTACAACCTCAACATCCTGGAGCAGCGGAATCTGATCCGCCGCAACCGCAACATCTCGCGCGGGATCGAACTGGTCAACCGTCCCGTACCGGTGCGCAATATCGTTCAGGTCCCGGTGATCGGGCAGATCGCCGCCGGTGAGCCGATTCCAGTCCTCGATGACATCGTGATCGACGAGACGACTGAGACCATCAACATCAGCAGCGATCTGATCGGCTCGCGCACCGATGGGCTCTTTGCGCTGCGGGTCAAGGGGATGTCGATGATCGACGCGCTCATCAACGACGGAGACATCGTCATCCTCCGCCATCAGCAGACCTGCGAGAACGGGGAGACGGTGGCGGTGTGGCTCCGAGCCGAGAAGGAGACGACCCTCAAGCGCTTCTATCACGAAGGCTCCCGCATTCGGTTGCAGCCCGCGAATGCCACGATGTCTCCAATCTATACTACGCCCGATAACGTCGAAATCCAGGGGAAATTGGTAACGGTCGTCCGCCCCTACTCGTAA
- a CDS encoding glycosyltransferase family 4 protein: MTPEPNRVLMLGTFGFRPKATLRARALGIAQVLVARGWWAAIGTTPWDYPDDAGKQWEEDGVELRTTRTTHPLLWPLAVREMLGWARADRPGLIHVFKPKGFGDLAGRRLRRSLPVVIDMDDWEGDGGWNDTGLYGPVERRLFDWQERTWPRQAAALTVASRILERRARDLGAPPERVFYVPNGLTAARFAQLAPDEDAVARARASLPGDGPRILLYTRFVEFNPVALVTVLARVREVHPTATLVIAGASADGRPEEILDQAAKEAGIGSAITRLGWVQATDIGAIAAACDVAVHPFDDTPLNRAKSSVKLLELMATGTAVVTTHVGENAQVIRDGATGALVPPGDPGALAAAVSVLLSHPERRRQIGQAARAFIGAELLWDRLVERVLEAYAVALDAGSTRT; the protein is encoded by the coding sequence ATGACCCCCGAGCCAAACCGTGTCCTGATGCTGGGCACCTTCGGCTTCCGGCCGAAGGCGACGCTGCGTGCCCGCGCGCTTGGCATCGCTCAGGTACTGGTCGCCCGCGGCTGGTGGGCCGCGATCGGCACCACGCCCTGGGATTATCCCGACGACGCCGGCAAGCAATGGGAGGAGGACGGCGTCGAACTCCGCACGACCCGCACGACCCATCCGCTCCTCTGGCCGCTGGCTGTCCGCGAGATGCTCGGCTGGGCACGAGCCGACCGGCCGGGTCTGATCCACGTCTTCAAACCCAAGGGCTTCGGCGATCTGGCAGGGCGCCGGCTGCGGAGGTCACTGCCGGTGGTCATCGACATGGACGATTGGGAGGGGGACGGCGGCTGGAACGATACCGGCCTCTACGGCCCCGTCGAGCGCCGCCTGTTCGACTGGCAGGAGCGTACCTGGCCGCGGCAGGCCGCCGCGCTGACTGTCGCCAGCCGTATCCTGGAGCGGCGCGCCCGCGACCTCGGGGCGCCGCCGGAGCGGGTCTTCTACGTTCCCAACGGCCTCACCGCCGCCCGCTTCGCACAGCTCGCACCCGACGAGGATGCAGTCGCCCGTGCCCGTGCCAGCCTGCCCGGCGACGGGCCACGCATCCTCCTCTACACGCGCTTCGTCGAGTTCAACCCGGTTGCGCTCGTGACGGTGCTTGCGCGGGTACGTGAGGTACACCCGACCGCCACACTCGTGATCGCAGGTGCGTCAGCAGACGGCCGTCCGGAGGAAATCCTCGATCAGGCCGCCAAGGAGGCCGGCATCGGTTCCGCCATCACGCGCCTTGGCTGGGTACAAGCCACCGACATCGGCGCTATCGCCGCTGCGTGCGACGTCGCGGTCCATCCCTTTGACGACACGCCGCTGAATCGAGCCAAGAGTTCCGTCAAGTTACTGGAGCTGATGGCAACCGGCACAGCGGTCGTGACCACGCATGTCGGCGAGAACGCCCAGGTCATCCGGGACGGCGCGACCGGCGCGCTGGTGCCACCCGGCGACCCCGGAGCCCTGGCCGCGGCCGTCAGCGTGCTGCTGTCCCATCCCGAGCGGCGTCGCCAGATCGGCCAAGCCGCCCGCGCGTTCATCGGTGCCGAACTCCTCTGGGATCGCCTGGTCGAACGCGTCCTGGAAGCCTACGCCGTCGCGCTCGACGCGGGGAGCACCCGGACATGA
- a CDS encoding VanZ family protein, producing the protein MNRRRRVRVARRWVAVALWATVIYMLSDQSRIPTAPGLSTQLTAIAGHLIAYGILGFLLAAALQESGAGPRRAARLALVLAVLYGISDEWHQSFVPGRDPSLGDLLADAIGAALGVTLHAVRITTALVRRQRAARPDGSPPRTSS; encoded by the coding sequence ATGAACCGGCGCAGGCGTGTGCGGGTCGCGCGTCGGTGGGTCGCCGTCGCGCTCTGGGCGACGGTCATCTACATGCTCTCCGACCAATCGCGGATCCCGACCGCTCCGGGGCTCTCGACGCAGTTGACGGCCATCGCGGGGCACCTTATCGCCTACGGCATCCTCGGTTTTCTGCTCGCCGCGGCTCTGCAGGAGTCCGGCGCCGGCCCACGCCGCGCGGCTCGCCTGGCGCTCGTCCTGGCGGTGCTCTACGGGATCAGCGACGAGTGGCATCAGTCGTTCGTCCCTGGCCGCGACCCGTCGCTCGGCGACCTGCTTGCCGACGCTATCGGCGCCGCGCTCGGCGTCACGCTACATGCCGTCAGGATCACCACGGCACTGGTGCGCAGGCAACGCGCTGCGCGTCCCGATGGGTCACCGCCGCGCACGTCGTCCTGA
- a CDS encoding DUF4013 domain-containing protein — protein MDIGRAFTFTFQDSQWIKKVAIGGLLVLIPIIGWLFVSGYWLRLVRQVVENEDVPLPEWNDFGGDLVRGLKFIVVAFVWSIPAAIVSLMASFSGNGNDLSSTNLGLQCLITILSLGAAFVQPLFATRVALTEDIGAGLQFGAIFNEIRPVATSLLIVLLMSIVIALLAMVGVVLCIIGVIFTVFFAYVVQAHLYGQVRRQLQGDPTAAIRPLA, from the coding sequence GTGGACATCGGACGCGCGTTCACGTTCACGTTCCAGGACTCTCAGTGGATCAAGAAGGTCGCTATCGGGGGTCTCCTCGTCTTAATCCCCATCATCGGCTGGCTCTTCGTCAGCGGTTACTGGCTCCGGCTGGTCCGGCAGGTGGTGGAGAACGAGGACGTGCCGTTGCCCGAGTGGAATGACTTCGGCGGGGATCTTGTGCGCGGGCTCAAGTTTATCGTCGTCGCGTTCGTCTGGAGCATCCCGGCCGCTATCGTTTCACTGATGGCCTCCTTCAGCGGGAACGGCAACGACTTGAGCTCGACGAACCTGGGCCTTCAGTGTCTCATTACCATCCTTTCGTTGGGCGCCGCGTTCGTTCAGCCGCTCTTCGCCACCCGGGTGGCCCTCACCGAGGACATCGGCGCCGGGTTGCAGTTCGGCGCCATCTTCAACGAGATTCGGCCGGTGGCCACTTCGCTGCTGATCGTTCTGCTGATGTCGATCGTAATCGCCCTGCTGGCCATGGTCGGGGTGGTCCTCTGCATCATCGGCGTGATCTTCACGGTGTTCTTCGCCTACGTCGTTCAGGCGCACCTGTACGGCCAGGTTCGCCGTCAGCTTCAGGGTGATCCGACCGCCGCTATTCGCCCGCTCGCCTAG
- a CDS encoding DnaJ C-terminal domain-containing protein has protein sequence MEFKDYYKILGVPRDADEKTIKSAYRKLARKYHPDVNKGDASAEERFKEINEAYQVLSDPEKRAKYDRFGADWERYQQAETAGTGTGSGWTDFSDWFTGGRWSGGTRQSSESPFSDFFETLFGDTIGRARSRVRQQPQRGQDYEYPITISLRDAYHGTTRRFEVQIQERCPTCGGTGLNGQGFCPTCGGSGTLSRTKTLEVKIPAGVRDGSRIRVAGQGGPGVNGGPNGDIYLLVSLAPHPRFQVDGLNLRTEVEVPLYTAILGGEVMVPTLDNPVVLTIPPETQNGRVFRLRGKGMPALKGGGKGDLLARVKVVLPTGLSDEERALFERLRDARKARVHA, from the coding sequence ATGGAGTTCAAGGACTACTACAAGATCCTCGGGGTCCCTCGGGACGCCGATGAGAAGACCATCAAGAGCGCGTACCGCAAGTTGGCGCGGAAGTACCACCCCGACGTCAACAAGGGGGATGCCAGCGCCGAGGAGCGCTTCAAGGAGATCAACGAGGCCTATCAGGTCTTGAGCGACCCCGAGAAGCGCGCCAAGTACGACCGCTTCGGCGCAGACTGGGAGCGCTACCAGCAGGCGGAGACGGCCGGCACCGGGACGGGTTCCGGCTGGACCGACTTCTCCGACTGGTTCACCGGTGGCCGGTGGTCCGGCGGGACGCGCCAGTCGAGCGAGAGCCCGTTCTCCGACTTCTTCGAGACGCTGTTCGGCGACACTATCGGCCGGGCGCGCTCGCGGGTCCGCCAGCAGCCGCAGCGCGGTCAGGACTACGAGTATCCGATCACCATTTCGCTGCGTGACGCCTACCACGGGACGACCCGCCGCTTCGAGGTGCAGATCCAGGAGCGCTGCCCCACCTGCGGCGGCACCGGCTTGAACGGCCAGGGCTTCTGCCCCACCTGTGGCGGCTCGGGCACGCTGAGTCGCACCAAGACGCTGGAGGTCAAGATCCCGGCCGGTGTGCGCGACGGCTCCCGCATCCGGGTGGCCGGCCAGGGCGGGCCTGGAGTCAACGGCGGTCCGAACGGCGACATCTACCTGCTCGTCTCGCTGGCGCCGCACCCGCGCTTCCAGGTCGATGGGCTGAACCTGCGTACTGAGGTTGAGGTACCGCTCTACACGGCCATTCTCGGCGGCGAGGTTATGGTGCCCACGCTTGACAACCCGGTGGTGCTCACCATCCCGCCCGAGACGCAGAACGGGCGCGTCTTCCGCCTGCGGGGCAAGGGCATGCCGGCCCTCAAGGGTGGCGGCAAGGGCGACCTGCTCGCCCGGGTCAAGGTCGTGCTCCCGACCGGGCTGAGCGACGAGGAGCGCGCTTTGTTCGAGCGCCTGCGCGACGCCCGCAAGGCCCGCGTCCACGCATAG